Proteins from a genomic interval of Shewanella seohaensis:
- the edd gene encoding phosphogluconate dehydratase, whose translation MHSVVQSVTDRIIARSKASREAYLAALNDARNHGVHRSSLSCGNLAHGFAACNPDDKNSLRQLTKANIGIITAFNDMLSAHQPYETYPELLKNACQEVGSVAQVAGGVPAMCDGVTQGQPGMELSLLSREVIAMATAVGLSHNMFDGALLLGICDKIVPGLLIGALSFGHLPMLFVPAGPMKSGIPNKEKARIRQQFAQGKVDRAQLLEAEAQSYHSAGTCTFYGTANSNQLMLEVMGLQLPGSSFVNPDDPLREALNKMAAKQVCRLTELGTQYSPIGEVVNEKSVVNGIVALLATGGSTNLTMHIVAAARAAGIIVNWDDFSELSDAVPLLARVYPNGHADINHFHAAGGMAFLIKELLDAGLLHEDVNTVAGFGLRRYTQEPKLLDGELRWVDGPTVSLDTEVLTSVATPFQNNGGLKLLKGNLGRAVIKVSAVQEKHRVVEAPAVVIDDQNKLDALFKSGALDRDCVVVVKGQGPKANGMPELHKLTPLLGSLQDKGFKVALMTDGRMSGASGKVPAAIHLTPEAIDGGLIAKVQDGDLIRVDALTGELSLLVSDAELAARTAAEIDLRHSRYGMGRELFGALRSNLSSPETGARSTSAIDELY comes from the coding sequence ATGCACTCAGTCGTTCAATCTGTAACCGACAGAATTATTGCCCGTAGCAAAGCATCTCGTGAAGCGTATTTAGCCGCGTTAAATGATGCTCGTAACCATGGCGTACACCGTAGCTCGTTAAGCTGCGGTAACTTAGCCCACGGTTTTGCTGCTTGTAATCCAGATGACAAAAATTCATTGCGTCAACTGACCAAAGCCAACATCGGGATTATTACCGCATTCAACGACATGTTGTCTGCACACCAACCCTATGAAACCTATCCTGAACTGCTGAAAAATGCCTGTCAGGAAGTGGGCAGTGTTGCACAGGTCGCCGGTGGTGTACCTGCGATGTGTGACGGTGTGACTCAAGGTCAACCCGGGATGGAACTGAGCTTACTGAGTCGTGAAGTGATTGCCATGGCGACGGCGGTGGGCTTATCCCACAACATGTTTGATGGTGCCTTATTACTGGGTATCTGCGACAAAATCGTGCCGGGTTTATTGATTGGCGCCTTAAGTTTTGGCCATTTACCTATGCTGTTTGTGCCTGCAGGGCCAATGAAGTCGGGGATCCCTAACAAGGAAAAAGCCCGTATTCGCCAGCAATTTGCCCAAGGCAAAGTCGATAGAGCGCAGCTGCTTGAAGCCGAAGCGCAGTCTTACCACAGCGCAGGCACTTGTACCTTCTATGGTACGGCTAACTCGAATCAGCTGATGCTTGAAGTGATGGGGCTACAATTACCGGGTTCCTCCTTTGTGAATCCTGACGACCCACTGCGTGAAGCGCTGAATAAAATGGCGGCCAAGCAAGTGTGCCGCTTAACTGAACTGGGTACTCAATACAGCCCAATCGGTGAAGTGGTTAACGAGAAATCCGTGGTGAATGGCATAGTGGCGTTACTTGCTACGGGTGGTTCAACTAACTTGACCATGCACATTGTGGCGGCGGCGCGTGCGGCTGGCATTATCGTGAACTGGGATGATTTTTCTGAATTATCTGACGCGGTTCCATTATTGGCACGTGTTTATCCAAACGGTCATGCGGACATTAACCACTTCCACGCCGCAGGCGGTATGGCTTTCCTTATCAAGGAATTACTCGATGCGGGCCTACTGCACGAGGATGTCAACACAGTTGCAGGTTTTGGTCTACGTCGTTACACCCAAGAGCCCAAATTACTCGATGGCGAGCTGCGCTGGGTAGATGGTCCAACCGTCAGCCTAGATACCGAAGTATTAACGTCTGTCGCTACGCCTTTCCAAAACAACGGTGGCTTAAAACTGCTTAAGGGCAACTTGGGCCGTGCTGTGATTAAAGTGTCAGCCGTGCAAGAAAAGCACCGTGTGGTGGAAGCGCCTGCCGTGGTGATTGACGATCAAAATAAACTCGATGCGCTGTTTAAATCCGGTGCATTAGACCGAGATTGTGTGGTGGTCGTAAAAGGCCAAGGACCGAAAGCGAACGGTATGCCAGAGCTGCACAAGTTAACGCCGCTGTTAGGCTCTCTGCAGGACAAAGGCTTTAAAGTGGCACTTATGACCGACGGTCGTATGTCGGGCGCATCGGGCAAAGTACCAGCAGCGATTCACTTAACGCCAGAGGCTATCGATGGCGGGCTCATTGCCAAAGTGCAAGATGGCGATCTTATTCGTGTCGACGCGCTGACCGGTGAGCTGAGTTTATTGGTCTCGGATGCCGAACTTGCCGCGAGAACCGCCGCAGAAATCGATTTACGCCACTCACGCTATGGAATGGGCCGAGAGTTGTTTGGGGCACTGCGTTCAAACTTAAGCAGTCCAGAAACCGGTGCGCGCAGTACCAGCGCCATTGACGAACTTTATTAA